One region of Sebastes fasciatus isolate fSebFas1 chromosome 1, fSebFas1.pri, whole genome shotgun sequence genomic DNA includes:
- the appl1 gene encoding DCC-interacting protein 13-alpha has protein sequence MPGIEKLPIEETLEDSPQTRSLLGVFEEDTAAMSNYCTQLYQAMQRIYDAQNELSAATHLTSRLLKEYDKQRFPLGGDDEVMSSTLQQFAKVIDELSSCHAVLSTQLADAMMFPITQFKERDLKEILTLKEVFQISSDDHDVANNRYSRLSKRRDNDKLRAEAVEDVYTSRKKQHQTMMHYFCSLNTLQYKKKTALLEPLLGYMQAQISFFKLGSENLTQQWEEFLGTIGTSVQNVRREMEVEVGQMQETILEMERTCDPLYAPCDPDPAHSPVCRNLTRKQGYLYIRNKTGLVSSSWERQYFFTQGGNLMQQGRGEVAGGLVTDLDNCSVMAVDSDDRRFCLQVTSFDGKKVVTLQSESRKDCEEWISTINNISKRIYLSENAEELAARVNQSALEAVTPSPSFQQRHESMRPSSKGRVGRASSISSVGSEPSPALSVLSLDALVAPETPIQFDIISPVSEENSGQSKTAAQSGRRSNPFGESGDSTSEDSEDSILHQLFIVRFLGSMEVKNAESADVISETMRQILAARAIHNIFRMTESHLLVTCDCLKLIDPQTQVTRLRFPLSSVLQCSSHQDNKRLFGFVLQSAGEEGDSRAVCYIFESNNDGEKICDSVGLAKQIAFHSEMDRKAVEKRRENDKAKEKQQEELSKQRQIEKDLEEQSRLIAASSRPPNPPAADGQFLVLSNSQSEDSDAGEEGKKKGESEA, from the exons ACGCGCTCTCTGCTGGGAGTGTTTGAGGAGGACACTGCAGCGATGTCCAACTACTGCACACAGCTCTATCAGGCCATGCAAAGGATTTATGATGCACag AATGAGCTCAGTGCTGCGACACACCTGACCTCCAGACTGCTGAAAGAGTACGACAAACAG CGTTTTCCTCTAGGTGGCGATGACGAGGTGATGAGCTCCACTCTGCAGCAGTTTGCAAAAGTCATCGATGAG TTGAGTTCCTGTCATGCTGTCTTGTCCACCCAGCTTGCAGATGCCATGATGTTTCCCATCACTCAGTTTAAAGAGAGAGACCTGAAGG AGATCCTCACTCTGAAAGAAGTCTTCCAAATATCCAGTGATG ATCACGACGTAGCCAATAACCGATACAGCCGCCTGTCCAAGAGGAGGGACAACGACAAG TTGCGGGCGGAGGCCGTGGAGGACGTCTATACCTCCCGCAAGAAACAACACCAGACCATGATGCACTACTTCTGCTCGCTTAACACTCTGCAGTACAAGAAGAAGACAGCTCTGCTGGAGCCGCTGCTGGGCTACATGCAGGCCcag ATCAGTTTCTTTAAGCTGGGATCAGAAAATCTCACCCAGCAGTGGGAGGAGTTCCTGGGAACCATAGGAACCAGCGTCCAGAA tgtgcGTCGGGAGATGGAAGTGGAGGTCGGGCAGATGCAGGAGACCATtctggagatggagagaacaTGTGACCCTCTGTATGCACCGTGTGACCCTGACCCCGCCCACTCACCTGTCTGTCGCAACCTGACCAGGAAACAGGGCTACCTGTACATCCGAAA TAAGACGGGGCTGGTGTCGTCGTCCTGGGAGCGTCAGTACTTCTTCACGCAGGGCGGTAATCTGATGCAGCAGGGCCGCGGCGAGGTGGCGGGCGGGCTGGTTACAGACTTAGACAACTGCTCCGTCATGGCGGTCGACTCTGACGACCGCCGCTTCTGCTTACAGGTCACGTCCTTCGATGGCAAGAA AGTGGTGACGCTGCAGTCGGAGAGCAGGAAGGACTGCGAGGag TGGATCTCCACCATCAACAACATCTCCAAAAGGATCTACCTGAGTGAGAACGCCGAG GAGCTGGCAGCCAGAGTGAACCAATCGGCTCTTGAAGCTGTGACGCCGTCGCCATCCTTCCAGCAGAGACACGAGAGCATGAGGcccagcag TAAAGGGCGTGTGGGCCGAGCGAGCAGCATCAGCTCTGTGGGCTCTGAGCCGTCGCCTGCCCTCTCTGTGCTCTCATTGGATGCCCTGGTTGCCCCGGAAACACCCATCCAGTTTGACATCATTTCCCCCGTCAGTGAGGAGAACTCAGGACAGAGCAAGACGGCAGCACAGTCCGGcag aaGGAGTAATCCATTTGGAGAGTCAGGAGACAGCACATCAGAAGACAGCGAAg ACTCGATCCTCCACCAGCTCTTCATCGTTCGCTTCCTGGGCTCCATGGAGGTGAAGAATGCTGAGTCAGCGGACGTCATCTCTGAGACCATGAGGCAGATCCTGGCAGCCAGAGCCATCCACAACATCTTCAGGATGACCGAATCACACCTGCTGGTCACCTGTGACTGCCTTAA GCTCATTGATCCTCAGACACAAGTCACTCGACTCAGG TTCCCTCTCTCCAGTGTGCTTCAGTGTTCATCCCATCAGGACAACAAGAGGCTGTTTGGTTTCGTTTTGCAGTCGGCGGGCGAGGAAGGCGACAGCCGAGCCGTCTGCTACATCTTTGAGTCCAACAACGACGGAGAGAAG ATCTGCGACAGCGTCGGTCTGGCCAAGCAGATAGCCTTCCACTCTGAGATG GACCGTAAGGCcgtggagaagaggagggagaacgACAAGGCCAAAGAGAAACAGCAGGAAGAACTCAGCAAACAAAGACAGATAGAGAag GATCTGGAGGAGCAGAGCCGTTTGATCGCCGCCTCGAGTCGCCCCCCTAACCCACCTGCCGCTGACGGACAATTCCTAGTGCTTagcaacagccaatcagaggacaGCGATGCcggggaggaggggaagaagaAAGGCGAGTCTGAAGCCTAA
- the LOC141769083 gene encoding ADP-ribosylation factor 4-like: MGVIISHIFSRFTSKTPVRILMVGLDAAGKTTLLYRLKLAEVVTTIPTIGFNVETVEYKNINFTVWDVGGQTIIRPLWRHYFTNTQGLIFVVDSNDPERIKEAANELHRMLEEDELRGVALLVFANKQDLPRAMSVSDITEALGLSGVSQPWSVQASCAVSGTGLVEGLDWLSDQILKQ, from the exons ATGGGCGTCATCATCTCACACATCTTCTCCAGGTTCACCTCCAAGACACCTGTCAGGATCCTAATGG TGGGTCTGGATGCAGCAGGTAAAACCACTCTGTTGTACAGACTGAAGCTGGCCGAGGTCGTCACCACCATCCCAACTATCG gTTTTAACGTGGAGACAGTGGAGTATAAGAACATCAATTTCACAGTTTGGGATGTTGGTGGTCAGACTATCATCAGACCTCTGTGGAGACATTACTTCACTAACACACAG GGGCTGATATTTGTGGTCGACAGCAACGACCCCGAGAGGATCAAAGAGGCTGCTAATGAGCTGCACAGGATG TTGGAGGAGGACGAgctgaggggcgtggccttacTGGTGTTCGCCAACAAACAGGATTTGCCCAGAGCCATGTCCGTCAGTGACATCACCGAGGCCCTGGGCCTATCAGGAGTCTCACAGCCA tgGTCTGTCCAGGCGTCCTGTGCCGTCAGCGGGACAGGTCTGGTCGAGGGTCTGGACTGGCTCTCTGACCAGATCCTAAAACAGTAG